Sequence from the Chitinophagaceae bacterium genome:
ACCGCAAAGAACGCAGAGGGAATGCACGCAAAGAGCGCAAAGAAATGTTACTCCCCCTGGTTGCTGTCCTCACCTACCTGAACCGCTGCTTGAACATTGAATACTGAATACTGAATATTTTAAAAATGCTCAATAAAAAACGCTCAATGTTCAATGAACGGAATGCCGTTGATCATTGAACATTGGACATTGGACATTGAATATTGAGCATTCCTTTCCTTCGCCGCTGTATGACCGCTTCACTCCCCTGGTCGGTGTCCTCACCGACCGGAACGATCATTAAATTTTACACCCCCACTTGAACATTGATCATTGAGCATTGGACATTGAATATTGAGCATTCCTTTCCATCGCCGTTGTATGGCCTCCGGTCAACATTTTTTTTACCACAGATTTACGCAGATTTTCCTACTCCCCTGGTCGGTGTCCCCACCGACCGGAATGGTCATGGGTCGTGCGCTACAAATCAAGGCGGTTTTTTTTACCACAGATTTACGCAGATTATTTTTCACAGATGACCACAGAAAATCTGTGCAGATCCGTGAACCAATCCGTGTAAATCTGTGGTTAATTCCCCCTGCAACGGACTTTCCTCCCAAAAAGTTGCCTTTTATCAACCCGGGCCAACATCCTCTTTTCCCGGTTCAGCCCCCTTTTTTTCCCATTCGGCCAGATGGATTTTCCAGGGGCTTTTCATGCAATTAGTTTTGACTGCATGAAACACAATACAAAAAAGATACTCATCATTGCTGTGTTATCCATGCTGGTACTTTCCATATCAGCCGGCATTTACCTGTACAACAAAGGACCGATGGATGTACGATCTGTGAGGGGTACACCAGTAGATGCCGGGGAATTATACAGCCTCTTCACCAACGACTCGGTACTGGCAGGCAAAAAATACATTTCCAGGGTATTGCTGGTAAGTGGCCAGGTTAGTGAGATAAGCGTGAATGCCAGCCAGCAGAAAATAGTACTCATTAAAACAGGCACCGACGGCGCCTATGTCAATTGCACACTCGAAGAAGCTTCCAACGACATTGCTGTCAATAAACCCATAAGCATCAAAGGCATCTGCAGCGGTATTGGCCAGGGCGATGCCGACCTGGGCATTCCCGGCGATGTTTACCTTACCCGCTGTATTGTAGCTAATAAATAAGTACAAATAATGAAGAAACCAGCAACCCTTTTAACCATTGCGGCCATCGTTGCCGTTCTTATCTTTTCCTGTAAACATGAACCCCTTGGCATACCGGTACCAACACCGGTAAGCGGCGGCACACAGGCCTGCAGTGCCGACACGGTCTATTTCCAGAACAAGGTATTGCCGCTGATCGTTTCAAGCTGCGCCAAAAGCGGCTGTCACGATGCCGTCTCCAAACAGGATGGCATTGAACTCACTTCCTACGATAAGGTCATGGCTTCCGGAACCGTACGGCCCGGCGACCCCGGCAACAGCGACCTGTACGAAGTGCTGAACGAAACACGCCCGGATAAGATAATGCCGCAGCCGCCTTCTGCTCCCCTCACGGCAGCAGAAAAAGATATTATCTATAAATGGATACTGCAGGGTGCAAAGAACAATGCCTGCAATGACTGCGACACCAGCACATTTACCTATTCAGGCGCTATGGCGCCCATCATCAATACACATTGCAAGGGTTGTCATAACCCCAGCTTCATCAGCGGGGGCCTCGACCTCACCACCTATGCCACTGTGAGAGACATCGCATTAAATGGAAAACTGATGGGGAGCGTTGACCACCTCACCGGTTTTTCTGCCATGCCAAAAGGGGGCACCAAACTCAGCGACTGCAGGATCACCCAGATACGCAAATGGATCGCATCGGGCTCTCCCAACAATTAAACAATAAAAAAAACGGAACAACGACCAGAAGACCAGCTAAAATAATATCCTTCACAACCACCAGCAGCATCATCCTGTTGTTTGCAGCAGTAGCGGTATTCAGCAGTTGCTACGCCGACAAAGAAGAATTGCTTTACCCCGGCAGTGTAAGTGCCGTTGACTGCTCAACCGTATCGGCAAAATTTGCTGCCGATGTACAGCCCATCATCGCATCCAAATGCGCTACGTCCGGCTGCCACGATGCAAGCGCCAGTGGCGGAGTGATACTGCAGACACACAGCCAGGTGAGCGCTAAAAAAGACAGGGTGTATGCCCGGGCCGTGGTGGAAAAATCCATGCCCACTTCCGGCGCATTGCCCCCGGCCGAGATCGCCAAACTGAAATGCTGGATTGACAGCGGCGCTCCCAACAACTAAAAAGTACAACCTAAAAAATAAAATCAGATACAATGAAACAAGGGATCCTTTCAGCCGCTTTTATTATTGCAATGGCAGGTACGGCTGCTGCCCAGAAATATTATACCAAGAACGGGAGCATCTCCTTCTTTTCAAAGACCTCCCTGGAAAATATCAAGGCCGATAACAACCAGGTGATGAGTGTGCTGAATGCCCAGACCGGCGAGATCCAGTTTTCGGTACTGGTAAAAAGTTTCCGCTTTGAAAAAGCGTTGATGGAAGAACACTTCAACGAGAATTACCTGGAGAGTGAAAAATATCCCAAAGCAACCTTTAAGGGAAACATCACCGACATGAGCCGGGTATCATTCGCCACCGACGGCATGTATACCGTACCGGTAACGGGTGATATGACCATGCACGGCGTTACAAAGAAACTGAGCACCACCGGAACCATCACCATCAAAGGCGGGAAGGTCTCTGCCGTCTCAAAATTCTTTGTAAAACTCGCCGACTACAATATCAGCATACCCAACCTGGTAAAAGACAATATTGCCGAATCGGTTGAAGTGACCGTTTCTTCCAACTTCGATCAAAAAATGTAAACCCAAACAGCATTTCGTATGGCCAGCATGAAAAAAATAACCGGGATCGCCCTTTGTGCCTTACTAAGTACAACAAAGCTCATGGCCCAGCAAAAAGATACTACCGACCTGTTATCAATGCTGGAGAAAGAAGTAGCAGGCGATGAGAAAAGCCAGACCAACTATACCACCGCCACGTTTAAAACCACCCGTTTGATAAACGGCCATACCGTGGAGAATGTGGCAGCCGGTGTACTGGATGTTAAGATATCGCACCGCTTCGGAAGGTTGAACACCGGCAGCTACGAACTGTTCGGGCTCGACAATGCCAGCATGCGCATGGGCCTCGACTATGGCATCACCCGTTATTTAATGGTGGGCATTGGCCGCAGCACTTTTGAAAAAACATACGATGCCTATTTCAAGCTGAAAATATTCCGGCAGTCAACCGGCAAACGGAAAATGCCCGTTACCCTGAGTTATGTACCCACCGTTGCACTGAAAACGCTGAAGTGGGAAGACCCCAACCGGAAGAACTATTATACATCCCGTTTGTATTTTACACACCAGCTCATCATTGGCCGCAAATTCTCCGAAGGAACGTCCATCCAGCTGATGCCGACCTATGTGCACCGCAACCTGGTGAAATATGCTTCCGAATCGAATGAATTGTTTGCCGCTGGGATCGGGGGAAGGCAGAAGATCACGAAACGGGTGAGCATAAATGCGGAATATTATTACCAGATCCCCGGCTACCGGCTCACTGGCACCACCAACTCGCTTTCGCTGGGCTTTGACATCGAAACAGGTGGCCACGTATTCCAGCTGCATTTCACCAACTCCCGTGGCATGAATGAACGGACATTTGTTTCTGAGACCACGGGGCTGTGGGAGAAAGGTGATATTTATTTCGGGTTCAATATTTCCAGGGTATTTACAGTGGGCAAGAGAAGAAGATAAAACTGCAAATACCTGTCCTGCTTAATTTTCAACAAATAAAACGAACCACAACTTGTCCCGCCCCAGGCGTGGATAGGAACATAGAACACATAGAAATGCACATAAGGAACTATGTTATCTATGATCCTATGTGGTTCAGTTTGTTAGCGACCGATTCTTATTCCCGGTCAACATTTTATAATTACCTTGTAGCATAATTTTCAGCAAATGCAAAGACATTGCCTGTTCATATTCCTTGCTGCCTCTTGTTTCCTGGCTTCCCACCCGGCAAATGCACAGGTATATGGCACCGATAAGGGCAGCATCAGTTTCAGTTCCGATGCCCCGCTTGAACTGATAAAGGCCTCCAGCAATGAAATGAAGGGGCGCTTTGATGTGTCGAAGAAGCTGTTTGCCTTCAGCATTAAAATAACTTCCTTCACCGGCTTCAACAGTCCCCTGCAGCGCGAGCACTTCAACGAGAACTATATGGAAAGTGTGCAGTATCCCAATGCTTCGTTCAGCGGGCGCATCATTGAGGACATTGATTTCTCCAAAGACGGCACCTACGAAGTGAGGGCCAAGGGCAACCTCACCATTCATGGGGTAACCCAGGAAAGGATCATCAAGTGCGACCTGCTGGTAAAAGAAGGAAAGATAAATGTAAAGGCCAATTTCACCGTACTGCTTGCCGAACACAATATCCTTATCCCAAAAGTGGTACATGAAAAACTTGCATCCGAAATCAAAGTAGAAGTAAAAGCCGATTTGGCATCGTTATGAGGCCTTCCATAATCCTTTTCAGCCTGGCCGTTCTGTTGGCGCCGCTTTTTTTTAAAGCGGCAGCACAGCCCATCGGGTTCAGGTATTTCAAACTGGAAAAAGACAATAAGCCCGTTAAAATAAATACCCTCTTCAAAAACCGGCAGGGCTATATTTATGCCGGTACCGATAACGGTGTTTATAAATTCGACGGGGAAAAATATACCCGGATAAATTTTGAGAACCCTGAGTATAACGATACTGCCACCGCCCTCTTCCAGGACCGGCAGTTGAGAACATGGGTGGGTTTTAAAAGCGGCCGCATCGCCAACATCCTCAATAAAAAACTCGTCTACTTCAACCCCGAGGAAGGGTCACCCAAAAAAAGGATCACGGCATTCCTGCAGGATAAAGAAGATAACCTCTGGTTCTCCACCAACGGCGAGGGCATCTATTTCACCAGGGGCAGGCACATATACCTCTTCAATGCAGAAGACGGACTGAGCGACCTGAACATAAGTACCATCACCCTGGCCGATAATGGGGATGTACTGGCCGGCACCGACCAGGGCATCAATATCTGCAGCATCAGCAACGGCAAAAAGAATGTTTCGGTGATCGGCCCAAAGCTCGGACTGCCGGATTACATCGTTACTTCCATTGTGCCTGCAGACAAAAATATGTACTGGATCGGGTTACAGGACAAGGGATTTTGCCTCTACGACCATACCCATAAAAAGATAAGCATTCCGCCCGCTGCACAAAACTGGAATTATGGACAGATCAATTCCCTGCTGAATGCACAGAATATGTTGTGGATCGCCACACATGATAACGGGCTGTACAAATATTCGTTCACGGCAAAGGAACTGGGTCCGGTGCCCCAGGTGAAAGCAGGCAATAAAATTGAAAGCCTGCTGCAGGATAACCAGGGAAATGTATGGCTTACATCACCGGAACTGGGATTGATACGTACACCCGGAGAATTGCTGAAACTGGCCCCCATACCCGGCTCCCCTGTTTTTGAACACGTGCATGCCCTGCTCGCAGTAAAGAACGGCGATACCTGGCTGAATGATTACAACAACGACCTGCTGCGGGTTTACATGAATAACGGAACCTATGCCGCTCAAAAAATAAGCATACCCGTACTGAATGAAAAAACCGACATCACTTCCCTCTACCAGGATCCCAATGAGAACATATGGGTGGGATCGATGGGCCGTGGACTATTCATTATTGATCCGCACAGTCTTCAGCAACGGGCATTTACGGAGAACCCGGTTTTTAAAAATGCCAGCATCCTCTCCATCAGCGGAAAAGGGAATACGGTGTTTGTAAGCAGCCTGGAAGGCACCATGGCCATTGACATCCGGCCGGAGAATATCAATATCGGCAAACCCTACCGTTTCATCAATTACGATAACTCAAGTACCGGCACCAACTACATATATGCGGTGTACAAAGACAGCCGTAACCGGGTATGGTTTGCTACCGACGGCAACGGTCTGACCATGCTGCAGGACAGCGTTTTTTCCTATTTCACCAAAAAAGACCAGATCAAAGACGAACACGTCTATTCCATCACCGAAGACCGGCAGGGCAATATATGGTTCAGTACAGCCAGTGCAGGCATTTATAAGTACGACGGGAAGAAGTTCACCAATTACTCGATCAATGACGGCCTCAGCGACCTGAATATCTCCGTACTTAAAACAGACAATGCCGGCAACATCATCATTGTTCACAAGCTGGGGCTCGATATCCTGAACCCGGTCACCGGCAATATCTCGTACCTGAACAGCAACCAGGGCATTGCAAAGATCAATGCCGAAGACCTGGGTGCCGTTACGCAGGATCATACAGGGCGGGTGATGCTGAGTACGGTTGATGGCATCCTGTCCTTTTCTTCTCCTTCCAATTCGCTGCAAAAACCCACCGCCGTTATTGAATCGGTGCAGTTGTTCTTAAAGGACATTGACGACGACCGCTCCAATGTATTCAGTCATGACGAGAATAATTTTACGTTCAACTATACCGGCCTGTATTATTCCGATCCCGGGCAGGTTTATTACCAATATAAACTGGAGGGACTCGACAGCAGCTGGGTGCTTACGAAAGACCGGAGCAAGAACTTTCCAAAACTGGAACCCGGCCATTATACGTTCCGCATCCGGTCTTCTTTGAACCGTAATTTTAAAAATGCGGATGAAGCATCCTACCCCTTTGTGATCAAACAGGCTTTTTATAAACGGGCATGGTTCATTACCCTGTGCATACTTATTGCCGCCGTACTGTTATACTGGTATATAAAGGGCCGGGAAGCTTCGCTGAAGAAAATGGAAAGGCTCCGGCAGGAAAAAGTACAGTTCCAGTTTGAAGTGCTGCGTAACCAGGTGAATCCCCATTTCCTGTTCAACAGTTTCAACACGCTTATATCAACCATTGAAGATGATCCGAAGATGGCCGTTGAGTACGTGGAGCAGTTATCGGATTTTTTCCGGAACATCGTGAACTACCGCGACAAGGAGATCATTTCGCTCAAAGAAGAGACCGACCTGCTCGACATCTATTATTTCCTGCAGCAAAAACGCCACGGCAATAATATTGAGCTGAAGAGCAGCCTGACCGAACAGCAAAAGGCCCTGTATTTCATTCCGCCGCTTACCCTGCAGTTACTGATGGAGAATGCCATCAAGCACAATGCCATCTCCAAAGAGACAAAACTCATCATCAGCCTGGAGATAACGGAAGATGAATACCTGCAGGTAAAGAACAACATCCATGCCCGGATGAGCAAACAGGAAGGCTCCGGCATGGGCCTCCAGAACATTGTGAACCGGTATACACTGCTCAGCAGCAAAAAAGTACAGATCAGCCATGATGAAAAATATTTCATAGTTTCATTACCCCTTTTAAAAAATTGATATGCTAAAGATATTGATCATAGAAGACGAGGAACCGGCAGCAAAACGCCTGCAGAAAATGATACGGGAAGCTGAACCCGGTGTGGAACTGCTTGGCGCCATACCCAGTGTGTTGGAGGCCTTAAAATGGTTTGCAGAACATGCGGAACCGGATCTTATCTTTTCCGACATCCAGCTGGCCGATGGCACCAGCTTTGACATCTTTAAGGAAGTAAAGATCAACTGCCCTGTGATATTCGTCACTGCCTACGACCAGTATGCCATTGAAGCATTTAAACTGAACAGTGTTGACTATCTTCTAAAACCGTTAAAAAAAGACGAGTTGCTTGCAGCCATCAATAAATTCAGGGCCACCCGGCCCGCTGCCCCGCCACCGCTCGATATAAACAAACTGCTGCAGGCCTATGCCCCGCAAAACCAGTCGTACAAAACAAGGTTCATTGTACGGTATGGTGAGCATATCAAGACCATCCAGACAGAAGACATCGCTTATTTTAATACAGAAGACAAGGTCAATTTTCTCACCAGCTTTGAAGGCAGGCGTTTTGCCATCGACTTTAACCTGGATCACCTGGAAGCACAGCTTGACCCGAAGGTATTCTTCCGCATCAACCGGCAGTTCATCGTTTCCATACGGTCCATTGCCGAAATGTTTGCATACACCAAGGGCCGGGTATTGATAAAACTCAATCCTGCTTCAAAACACGAGACCATCGTAAGTACTGAGCGGTCGGCCGACTTTAAGATATGGCTTGATGGAGGCAGTGTGAAATAGGGCGGATCATTCTTTTCAACACCGCCGCTGTATGGCCTCCGGCCAATATATTTAATAACCACAGATAGCCACAGATTGGTTACACAGATTTGCACAGATTCACCGCCCAGGTTTGTGGCTCACCAACCTCACTCCCCTGGTCGGTGTCCTCACCGACCGGAACGATCATTTAAATTTTATACCCCGATTCACTCCCCTGGTCGGTGTCCTCACCGGCCGGAACGATCATTTAAATTTTACACCCCACTTCACTCCCCTGGTCGGTGTCCTCACCGGCCGGAATGATCATTTAAATTTTCACCCCGCTTCCGGTCGGTGTCCTCACCGACCGGAACGCTTTAAATTTTATACCCTTCATCCGGTTGGTGTCCTCACCGGCCGGAATGATCTTTAAATTTTATACCCCACTTCACTCGGTCGGTGTCCTCACCGCGGAATGATCATTTAAATTTACACCCCCTGGTCGGTGTCCTCACCGACCGGAATGATCATTTAAATTTTACACCCGCTTCACTCCTGGTCGGTGTCCTCCCACCGGAATGACATTTAAATTTTACACCCCACCATCCCGGTCGGTGTCCTCACCGACCGGAATGATCATTTAAATTTTACACCCGCTTCACTCCCCTGGTCGGTGTCCTCACCGACCGGAATGATCATTTAAATTTTACACCCCACCTCACTCCCCTGGTCGGTGTCCTCACCGACCGGAATGATCATTTAAATTTTACACCCGCTTCACTCCCCTGGTCGGTGTCCTCACCGACCGGAACGATCATTAAATTTTACACTCCCACTTGAACATTGATCATTGGACATTGAATATTGAGCATTCCTTTCCTTCGCCGCTGTATGACCTCCGGCCAACAAATTTAATACCCACAGATAGCCACAGGTTGATTCACAGATTTTCTGTGGCCATCTGTGAAAATGATCTGCGTAGATCTGTGGTTAATTCACCCCATTCAGCATTAAAAAATACCGGTTCGGCTTCTTTCATTTCCCAAAGCATTATTACCGGCGGATATTTATACAGTAAATCTTTTGAACAGTAAATGACCAACCAGGAAACCAACAGGGGCCCGTTTTAAAATCCGAATATGCTGTTACCCTATATACTTTACTAAACAGGGATCCGCTTTACTGTCTGAAGAGTTTCATAAGCGTTTGTTTTGCGACCGCAGCACCAGCCATGCTGCGGTTCACTATTAAAGCATACCTGTTTATCGTATTCAATAACAGGTAACTCCTATTTGTTAAATCTTAATTCCCGGAAAACTTTTCCACCAAAAAAACGTTATGTGTATAAGTAAGTTTGTAATGTATTAATCTCAATTCATTACATTTGAAAAGAGATGCGTTAGTAAGTGCCCTTTGAATGTAATTGATAACAGAACGCTGCTATGTATGCCCCGAACATACGCATGACAGAAACAGCGCAAAAACTAAAATCCATTGACAGAAGCGATCATTAACCTCGAAACCGTAAACCCTATCGAATTTTTTGGAGTAAACAACGGTAAGCTCGACATCTTAAAAAAGAAATTCCCCCTTTTAAAAATTCTCAGCCGCGGCACCCAGATCAAACTGAGCGGCGCCCCCGAACAGATCGAAGGGGCCCGGGAAAAGATCGACCTCATACTCCGCTACCTGGAACGAAACGGCCACATGAGCGCCAACTATTTTGAACAGATACTCGGCGGTGATGATGAGCGGGTGATCGATAATTTCATTGACCGGAACCCCAACGATGTACTCGTATTTGGCCCCAACGGAAAGACCGTGAGGGCACGTACCGCCAACCAGAAAAGGATGGTGGAAGCCTGCGACAAGAACGATGTGGTGTTTGCCATCGGGCCTGCCGGTACCGGCAAGACCTATACCGCCGTTGCACTCGCCGTTCGGGCATTAAAGAATAAACTGGTAAAAAAGATCATCCTTACCCGCCCGGCTGTGGAAGCAGGCGAAAGCCTTGGTTTCCTGCCCGGCGACCTGAAAGAAAAGATCGACCCATATTTAAGGCCCCTATATGATGCACTGGATGACATGATCCCTGCCGACAAACTCGGCTACTATATGAGCACCCGTACCATTGAGATAGCACCCCTGGCATATATGCGTGGCCGCACACTCGATAATGCATTCATCATACTGGATGAAGCACAGAACACCAACGACCTGCAGGTAAAAATGTTCCTGACAAGGATCGGACCCAATGCAAAAGCCATCATCACCGGCGATCCCACACAGATCGACCTGCCCAAGAACCAGACCAGTGGCCTGTTCAAAGCCACCCGTATCCTGAGGAATATCGAAGGCATTGCCCATATTGAACTGGATGAGGAAGACGTAGTAAGGCATCGCCTGGTAAAACAGATCATCAAAGCCTATAATAAGGAAGACGATAAAAGTACTGAGCAAAAAAAAGGATCCTAACCCTTTAAACACTGCTAACCCCTGCCATACATCAGGCGACCTTTGCGTTGCCTGATTTTTTTTGCATAAAAACGGTGGAATCCGGTTAAATTTGCGTTCACCAATTAAACACCCGGTCTATGAAGAAGATCATTTTTATCCTGGCCATTGCCACCAGCCTTGCCGCCTGCAACAGCAACGATGCCGGCCCCTCCACCTCCTCACCCACTGCCACCATCGACGGCATGTTCAATGCCATGAAGAACGGGCAGATAGATGACTTTAAAAAATTCATCACAAAAAATGATGCCGCCATGATCGAGGAAGGGATGCGGCTCGCCAACAGCATCGATTCCAATCTCGTTAAAAAGGCAAAAGAAACCATGGCGGATGAGTTCAAAGAAAAAGTAAAGAATGTTTCCTATAAACTGAAGAATGAAAAGATCGACGGCGACAATGCCACCGTGGATGCCGAAGTGACCGAGAACGGCAAGACCGAAACACATGCTTTTAACCTGGTGAAGGAAGACGGCGCCTGGAAGATCGCCCTCAGCAAATCGGGCGACGGCATGTTCAACAGCATGAAGGGAGACAGGGGCCCCGGCGAACCCGACCTGAAAGAGGCAATGGAAAAACTGAATAAAATGGATAAGGATACCTTGAAAATGCTGATGGAGAAAGCCAGCCAGGTACTGGATTCCATTAAAGCAAAAAAGACGAACTAATTACCCCGGCATAAAAAAAAGCATCCGCCAGCCGGCGGATGCTTTTTTTTATGCTTAGGGGAAAGATGTTTAACTTTAACCATGCTTAAAAAATACTGACGGGTATCCTCCTTGCCGCTGCGGTCATTGCCTGCAACAGCCCGGCAAAAAAAATACCCGTAACCGACGTGGAAGTGGCCACCAGCTTTGTACGCAACA
This genomic interval carries:
- a CDS encoding YceI family protein is translated as MKQGILSAAFIIAMAGTAAAQKYYTKNGSISFFSKTSLENIKADNNQVMSVLNAQTGEIQFSVLVKSFRFEKALMEEHFNENYLESEKYPKATFKGNITDMSRVSFATDGMYTVPVTGDMTMHGVTKKLSTTGTITIKGGKVSAVSKFFVKLADYNISIPNLVKDNIAESVEVTVSSNFDQKM
- a CDS encoding YceI family protein; this encodes MQRHCLFIFLAASCFLASHPANAQVYGTDKGSISFSSDAPLELIKASSNEMKGRFDVSKKLFAFSIKITSFTGFNSPLQREHFNENYMESVQYPNASFSGRIIEDIDFSKDGTYEVRAKGNLTIHGVTQERIIKCDLLVKEGKINVKANFTVLLAEHNILIPKVVHEKLASEIKVEVKADLASL
- a CDS encoding histidine kinase, with the protein product MRPSIILFSLAVLLAPLFFKAAAQPIGFRYFKLEKDNKPVKINTLFKNRQGYIYAGTDNGVYKFDGEKYTRINFENPEYNDTATALFQDRQLRTWVGFKSGRIANILNKKLVYFNPEEGSPKKRITAFLQDKEDNLWFSTNGEGIYFTRGRHIYLFNAEDGLSDLNISTITLADNGDVLAGTDQGINICSISNGKKNVSVIGPKLGLPDYIVTSIVPADKNMYWIGLQDKGFCLYDHTHKKISIPPAAQNWNYGQINSLLNAQNMLWIATHDNGLYKYSFTAKELGPVPQVKAGNKIESLLQDNQGNVWLTSPELGLIRTPGELLKLAPIPGSPVFEHVHALLAVKNGDTWLNDYNNDLLRVYMNNGTYAAQKISIPVLNEKTDITSLYQDPNENIWVGSMGRGLFIIDPHSLQQRAFTENPVFKNASILSISGKGNTVFVSSLEGTMAIDIRPENINIGKPYRFINYDNSSTGTNYIYAVYKDSRNRVWFATDGNGLTMLQDSVFSYFTKKDQIKDEHVYSITEDRQGNIWFSTASAGIYKYDGKKFTNYSINDGLSDLNISVLKTDNAGNIIIVHKLGLDILNPVTGNISYLNSNQGIAKINAEDLGAVTQDHTGRVMLSTVDGILSFSSPSNSLQKPTAVIESVQLFLKDIDDDRSNVFSHDENNFTFNYTGLYYSDPGQVYYQYKLEGLDSSWVLTKDRSKNFPKLEPGHYTFRIRSSLNRNFKNADEASYPFVIKQAFYKRAWFITLCILIAAVLLYWYIKGREASLKKMERLRQEKVQFQFEVLRNQVNPHFLFNSFNTLISTIEDDPKMAVEYVEQLSDFFRNIVNYRDKEIISLKEETDLLDIYYFLQQKRHGNNIELKSSLTEQQKALYFIPPLTLQLLMENAIKHNAISKETKLIISLEITEDEYLQVKNNIHARMSKQEGSGMGLQNIVNRYTLLSSKKVQISHDEKYFIVSLPLLKN
- a CDS encoding DUF4878 domain-containing protein; protein product: MKKIIFILAIATSLAACNSNDAGPSTSSPTATIDGMFNAMKNGQIDDFKKFITKNDAAMIEEGMRLANSIDSNLVKKAKETMADEFKEKVKNVSYKLKNEKIDGDNATVDAEVTENGKTETHAFNLVKEDGAWKIALSKSGDGMFNSMKGDRGPGEPDLKEAMEKLNKMDKDTLKMLMEKASQVLDSIKAKKTN
- a CDS encoding response regulator transcription factor, coding for MLKILIIEDEEPAAKRLQKMIREAEPGVELLGAIPSVLEALKWFAEHAEPDLIFSDIQLADGTSFDIFKEVKINCPVIFVTAYDQYAIEAFKLNSVDYLLKPLKKDELLAAINKFRATRPAAPPPLDINKLLQAYAPQNQSYKTRFIVRYGEHIKTIQTEDIAYFNTEDKVNFLTSFEGRRFAIDFNLDHLEAQLDPKVFFRINRQFIVSIRSIAEMFAYTKGRVLIKLNPASKHETIVSTERSADFKIWLDGGSVK
- a CDS encoding PhoH family protein, which codes for MTEAIINLETVNPIEFFGVNNGKLDILKKKFPLLKILSRGTQIKLSGAPEQIEGAREKIDLILRYLERNGHMSANYFEQILGGDDERVIDNFIDRNPNDVLVFGPNGKTVRARTANQKRMVEACDKNDVVFAIGPAGTGKTYTAVALAVRALKNKLVKKIILTRPAVEAGESLGFLPGDLKEKIDPYLRPLYDALDDMIPADKLGYYMSTRTIEIAPLAYMRGRTLDNAFIILDEAQNTNDLQVKMFLTRIGPNAKAIITGDPTQIDLPKNQTSGLFKATRILRNIEGIAHIELDEEDVVRHRLVKQIIKAYNKEDDKSTEQKKGS